From Schistocerca americana isolate TAMUIC-IGC-003095 chromosome 9, iqSchAmer2.1, whole genome shotgun sequence, the proteins below share one genomic window:
- the LOC124551198 gene encoding early nodulin-75-like: MFVHPSPTCQPPVSHPSATRQPPVSHPSATRQPPVSHPSATRQPPVSHPSATRQPPVSHPSITHQSPITHPTSIHHPSIIHPPPTHHPSTTHHPSTTHHPSTTHHPSISHHSYISHHSYISHHSYISHHSYISHHSYISHHSYISHHSYISHHSYISHHSYISHHSSISHHSSISHHSSISHHPSISHHPSISHHPSISHHPSISHHPSISHHPSISHHPSISHHPSISHHPSISHHPSISHHPSISHHPSITHHPSITHPSPITHPSPITHPSPITHPSPITHPSPITHPSPITHPSPITHPSPITHPSPITHPSPITHPSPITHPSPITHPSPITHPSPITHPSPITHPSPITHPSPITHPSPITHPSPITHPSPITHPSPITHPSPITHPSPITHPSPITHPSPITHPSPITHPSPITHPSPITHPSPITHPSPITHPSPIIHP, encoded by the coding sequence atgtttgtgcacCCGTCACCCACCTGTCAGCCACCCGTCAGCCACCCGTCAGCCACCCGTCAGCCACCCGTCAGCCACCCGTCAGCCACCCGTCAGCCACCCGTCAGCCACCCGTCAGCCACCCGTCAGCCACCCGTCAGCCACCCGTCAGCCACCCGTCAGCCACCCGTCAGCCACCCATCAATCACCCATCAATCACCCATCACCCATCCAACATCCATCCATCACCCATCCATCATCCATCCACCACCCACCCATCATCCATCCACCACCCATCATCCATCCACCACCCATCATCCATCCACCACCCATCATCCATCCATCAGCCACCACTCATACATCAGCCATCACTCATACATCAGCCATCACTCATACATCAGCCATCACTCATACATCAGCCATCACTCATACATCAGCCATCACTCATACATCAGCCATCACTCATACATCAGCCATCACTCATACATCAGCCATCACTCATACATCAGCCATCACTCATCCATCAGCCATCACTCATCCATCAGCCATCACTCATCCATCAGCCATCACCCATCCATCAGCCATCACCCATCCATCAGCCATCACCCATCCATCAGCCATCACCCATCCATCAGCCATCACCCATCAATCAGCCATCACCCATCAATCAGCCATCACCCATCAATCAGCCATCACCCATCCATCAGCCATCACCCATCCATCAGCCATCACCCATCCATCAGCCATCACCCATCCATCAGCCATCACCCATCCATCACCCATCACCCATCCATCACCCATCCATCACCCATCACCCATCCATCACCCATCACTCATCCATCACCCATCACTCATCCATCACCCATCACTCATCCATCACCCATCACTCATCCATCACCCATCACTCATCCATCACCCATCACTCATCCATCACCCATCACTCATCCATCACCCATCACTCATCCATCACCCATCACTCATCCATCACCCATCACTCATCCATCACCCATCACTCATCCATCACCCATCACTCATCCATCACCCATCACTCATCCATCACCCATCACTCATCCATCACCCATCACTCATCCATCACCCATCACTCATCCATCACCCATCACTCATCCATCACCCATCACTCATCCATCACCCATCACTCATCCATCACCCATCACTCATCCATCACCCATCACTCATCCATCACCCATCACTCATCCATCACCCATCACTCATCCATCACCCATCACTCATCCATCACCCATCACTCATCCATCACCCATCACTCATCCATCACCCATCACTCATCCATCACCCATCACTCATCCATCACCCATCACTCATCCATCACCCATCATCCATCCATGA